Part of the Bacillus cabrialesii genome is shown below.
GCGGTGGCGGGAAAAAGAAGGCGCTGCCACTGGTACGCTGTATGATCTCGGATCCCACATTATAGACCAAGCCCTCCATTTGTTCGGGATGCCAAAAGCAGTTACTGCAAACGTAATGGCACAGCGGGAAAACGCCGAAGCCGTTGACTACTTTCATTTGATAATGGATTACGGAAAACGGCAAGCCATTCTATACGGCGGATCCATCGTTCCGGCAAACGGTCCTCGTTACCAAATCCACGGACAGCATTCAAGCTTTATCAAATACGGAATCGACGGACAAGAAGACGCACTCAGAGCAGGAAAAAAACCCGAAAGTGACAGCTGGGGTGCGGATGATCCGGAGTTCTACGGACAGCTGACAACCGTTCACGGCACAGACAAAAAAACAGAAACCATCCCATCGGTAAATGGTTCTTATCTTACCTATTACCGCAAATTGGCTGAAAGCATACGGGAAGGCGCTGCGCTGCCTGTCACCGCTGATGAAGGAATGAATGTCATCCGCATCATTGAAGCCGCGATGAAAAGCAGTGAAGAGAAACGTACCATTTCGCTTGGGTAATAAACAAAAGCCTCCCCTTTTATCAGGGGAGGCTTTTTCATTAAAATGTTTTTCCTGCTTCTTTCGCACGCGCAATCGCGTCTTCTTTGATTTGCTGTGCTTTATCAGGCTCCGCATTATGTCCCTCTACGAAAATGCCATCGAAGGATGGTACGCCGAAGAAGTTCATGATGATGCCGATGTAGCGGTGGCCCATTTCCATTTCAGCCGCAGGGCCTTCAGAATAGTAGCCGCCGCGCGCTTGGATATGAATTGCTTTTTTATCTGTCAGCAAGCCGACAGGTCCTTGTTCAGTGTATTTGAATGATTTTCCTGCAACTGCAACAGAATCAAGATACGCTTTCATCACAGGCGGGAATGAGAAGTTCCATAAAGGAGTCACGAATACGTACTTATCAGCAGATGCAAATTGATCGCTGAGCTCTCCCAGACGTCCCACTTTCGCTTTTTCGCTTTCAGAAAGCTCTTCAAAGCCTGTGCCTGATTGAAGCTTGCCCCAGCCGCTGAATACATCCGCGTCAATGTGAGGGATGTTTTCTTTGTACAAATCGATATGTACAACTTCATCATTTGGGTTCGTTTCTTTGTAAGATTCAATAAATGCTTTACCTGTTGCCATACTGTAAGAAGTTGCTTCATCATGCGGGTGAGCAGTGATATACAATACTTTTGCCATTTTTACCAGCCCTTTCGTTTTTAAAAATCACACATCAATTATTATCATACAGATGCTTTATGATTATTCTTTCTCTCTTTGTCTTTATTATAGAGATAACAAAAATTACTTTCAAGTAAAACATCTCGAATTAAAGATTTTTTAACTCTCCCAATCAGCTTACTTTTCCATAAGCCGGCATCTTTTTCATCAAAGCGGAATGCTCAGCCTTTTCTCTTCTTCAGAAAACAGAGCGGGTGGTTGATGATGGGTTTGAGCCGAAAGCAATAATACCTAAGTGCTGAACACCGGAAATGGCGAGCCAGAGCATATTCGCTTTCGCATGAGGAAATTCCTCAAGCGCCTTGCCCTCGAAACCTGGAACAGACTCACTCTTAACTTGTGTTCTTCTGTTTTCTGTCCGGTTAGCAGAGTCTCCATAAACTGCCCTGCCAGCCCAACACCGATTCCGATTCCCGCCGAAAGCGGAATCCAATAGAAGCGTGCAAAGCCAAACTACTTTTCAATCTAAAAATGATAGTTACTGGGTCTAGTAAGTATGGTTCGTTATTATCATTATTTGGGCCGATGTTCTCTTTTAAAAGAATCATGTATGATCAATAAAAAAAACGCTTTCAAAGGAAGGGGAATGCCAACATGCCTTATCGTATGAAACGAGTGTTATTGCTTCTTGTCACTGGATTGTTTATAAGTTTGTCTGCAGTCACTCCTACTGCCTCGGCTCAAACAGGCGGATCGTTTTTTGATCCTTTTAACAGCTATAACTCCGGTTTATGGCAAAAAGCAAATGGTTATTCGAATGGAGATATGTTCAACTGCACTTGGCGTGCAAATAACGTATCAATGACGTCATTAGGTGAAATGCGTTTGGCGCTAACAAGTCCATCTTATAACAAGTTTGACTGCGGGGAAAATCGCTCTGCTCAAACATATGGCTATGGACTTTATGAAGTCAGAATGAAACCGGCTAAAAACACAGGGATCGTTTCATCATTCTTCACTTACACAGGACCAACAGATGGAACTCCTTGGGATGAGATTGATATCGAATTTTTAGGAAAAGACACAACAAAGGTTCAATTTAACTATTATACAAACGGTGCAGGAAACCATGAGAAGTTGGTAGATCTCGGATTTGATGCAGCCAATGCCTATCATACGTATGCGTTCGATTGGCAGCCAAACTCTATTAAATGGTATGTCGATGGGCAATTAAAACATACTGCAACAAGCCAAATTCCGGCAACACCAGGAAAGATCATGATGAACTTGTGGAATGGTAGGGGTGTCGATGAATGGCTCGGTTCCTACAATGGTGTAACACCGCTTTACGCTCATTACGACTGGGTGCGTTATACAAAAAAATAAGATCGGAAAACTAAAGTTTTTCTTGATTGAAACGCAGGCATCGATCCTATTAATACAATTTAACTGCTGGATGCCGGAACATCTTGTGATCAGTTTATTAACTGATCTTTTTTCATTTCCTGTTGCAATCACACACACCAAACCATATTGTGGCCGTAAATGAATTTGCAATCAGGACAATCCTTATCCTTCACAGCAGATCCTCTTTATTCATATTATTTCTCCTTGCGTCCTTTTTTTCATTTGACCTCCTTCCAATGTCTTATTCTGCCTTTAATATAGCGCTTCACCCTTTTCATTTTAAATTTAGATATAAATTCGCAAAGGATCCCAAAATGGCACACAAATAGGGTTAAAAATTTATCTTGGGTCCCCCTGGGGATCTGCTCCCGGACGGAAGAAAGCAGAAAGGCTCCCATAAAGTTCCGGTCGCATTTCTGCAAGTCGGTTCTGCCGTGTTTTATCGCACCTTCGCTTTACATGTCTGAATGATTTGTTCATGTCCAAAGAATATGCATACGAAGAACAGATGTGAATTTGCGGATATATTCATTATCGGCCGCATCAACTATGACTTCATGAAACGCTTTATCAAGCCCAAGCATTTTATAGATTTTTCATCAGCGCCTGTCAGCACTGCTTTGTTACATGACTCTCCTTTAAGAGGAGATGAATAAAAAATAAAGGATAAATCAATAGATAGCCATTAAACAGCCACCAAAGAAGATCAAAGTCCCGGCTGAAAGTCCAAAACGATATCGCCTGCAGGCCTGAACAACAGGTCAGCACAAGAGATATCAGCGCCATCAGCTTCCAGTCAGCACGATTCATCCGATTCAAATACAAGCTGTACAATCCTGTGACAGAGATCAGGATATCCAGCGGGAAAAAAGACCAGTTCCAGGCGATCATAAATGGATGTTCATGATGTTTAAATGCCCAGCTCTCCGGTATCAGCGAAAACCCGGCTGACAGCCAGTACAAGATAAAACCGATATCAGTCACGAGAAAAAACATTTTCATATATCTCATTTGTACTGCCCGCTTTTATGTATCGGCTCAGACTGCGTTCCTTGCTCGATCAAGTTTAAAGACACCACACCGGCTATAATCAAGCCGATTGAAATGAGTTTCATGACGCTGACTTTCTCTTGAAAAAACAAAAAACCAACGATTGTAATCAGGACAATTCCCATTCCTGACCATACAGCATAAGCAACAGATACATCGATTGATTTTAGTGTAAGCGTCAAAAAGAAAAGACTGCCGCCATAAAAGATAACCAACAGCATACTTGGAATAAGTTTTGTAAAGCCTGACGATAGCTTCATGCTGACCGTCCCGGCAACTTCAAACAGAATCGCTAAGCATAGAAATACCCAATTCACGTAGCATCAGCCTCCTCATCAGCTGTTATGCCGTGAAACAATACATCTACAATCGATTCAAGAACCTCTCCTGTCGTAAACTGATGTTTGAGCGGGTATTCAGGGTCATACACTTGGTTGATGCTTCCTATATACATGTGGACAAACAGGTCCGAATTGATATTTCTGATTCTCTTTTGCCGTTTGCACTCGTTTAACAATTCAAGGACAACCGTCCATTCTTCCTTAATAAACGTATCTAATGTAAGCCACGCATCGTAATGGTATTTCTTCAGTTCGCTTAATAATCCCATATTCAAGAGGTCCATCCCCTGTGGAAGACTGATCAGCATTTGTTTCACTTTTTCAAGCACGTCTAAGCTTTCATTTTCATAGATGTCTCTTTCCATTTGCTTCATCTCTGCGATAAATTGTTCAACAACCGCTTCCGCGAGCTTATCTTTAGATGAGTAATGCGCATAGAGCGTCCGCTTGCTTGTTCCCAGCGCCGCCGCCAAATCATTCATCGTAAATGAAAATCCTTTCTGCTTGATCAGCCGTATGGTTTCCACCAAAATTCTTTTTTCCAAGTCAATCCCCTCGCTTTCGGTACCTGAAAAACTTTTTCGGTACCGAAATTATACGACAGAAATTTATGGAAATCAACAATATACAAAAAACCTCTCCTTTTAGGAGAGGTTTAAAAGACACTGCGGACCAAACCGCCGTCCGCTCGAAGCGCCGCGCCATTGATCGCGGAGGAAAGCGGACTGCTTAAAAATGTCACGAAGTGGGCGATTTCTTCAGGACGGATCAGTCTTTGAATGATGGATGTCGGCCGGTTCTCTTTCATAAAACGTTTCTCAGCTTCTTGAACAGTCAGGTTTTCACCAGGATACAGCGAGTTCAGCATGGTTTCCACACCCTCTGTTAAAGTAGAGCCCGGCATAACGGTGTTGACCGTGACATTCGTGCCGGTTGTCAGCTCCGCCAAACTGCGGGAAATGGACAGCTGCATCGTTTTCGTCGCACTGTAATGGGCCATTTCCTGTGACGGCATAATTGCCGCTTCACTGGCAATGAAAATCACACGCCCTTCTTTTTTCTCTATCATGTTATGCAAATACTTGCGTGTCAGCCTTACCCCGCTCATAATATTCACTTCAAAAAAACGAAACCATTCATCATCGGGTATATCAAAGTACTCCGCCGGTTCAAAAATCCCTAAATTGTTGACCAAAATATCAACCTCTGGATATGCCTGAAACAGCTCATTGCAGCCTTCCTCTGTTCCCAAATCAAATGCAGCCGGGTAAAGGGCCGCTTCAGCATGTTGTGTTTTTAGTTCATCTATCGTCTGATTCACTTTCTCTTCCCGGCGTCCGTTAATAATCACTGCCGCGCCTTCTTCAGCTAACGAAGAGGCAATGGCTTTTCCGATCCCAGATGTCGAACCAGTCACCAGTGCGGTTTTTCCTTGTAAATTCAGCTTCATTCGTTTATCCCTCCGTTTTTGATTCTCTTATTTATTGACAGAAATTTAATTGGTGAAACATCTGCTCTGCAATCAGTATGAAACAGCTGGGATTGAAATGGAAGTACGCACTTTTTGGTGCCTGTGATTTAGGGAAAAAATAAAGCAGAACCCCTTTATGTAATTTAAATCATAAAATGGAGAGGAAATTAACCATAAAATGTCCAAATAAATAAAAAAAAGTTGGAATGTCCTATTAAACTAAAGCCCCCTTTACTTTAAGTACATTTTTTCACATAGTTATTACAAATAGATGTCGTTTAATTACATATATTTATGTACTGTGTAGCAAAAGAACATTAGTTGCAGCAATGATGCACCGATATTAACATAAAAACAGGAGCTCTCCTTTTCTAAAGGAAAGCTCCTATTTGTATACTTGGTTTATTAACAAATAAATAATTTGTAGGATTTTCAAAATTAATTGTTCCCATTTAATCTATCGCCTTTTGTATAGTTTGTTCGATAGTTAAAAATTCATTGTAAGATTCTTGGATAGTGTTCAACATGACCACCATTGATTCCAGCAAAAGCTGTACCTGCTCAGACGTTTTTCACTCTTTTTTCCAGGTAAATTCACTTCCAAATATCCGTGATCTATCGTATGTTTTGGAGCAATCCCCAACAACGCTTCTATTGAGTTAGACGTTCCAAATTTTACAGCCGATACACTAGCACAAACAATGTCCTAGCCATGTACGTCATAATCGCATGACCCTCAGATCGGTAAGACATGATTTTACCATCAGAAATGCTTCTAGTAATTTCCACTTTAACCAATTCGCTGTACCTCCCTTCCAAAGGGCAATTATCCTATATTTCCATTCATAAAGTACCAGCGATCACCTCTATTATGAAGGTTCCCTTTTTTCTTCAGGTTTCTTAATTGTTTAAAAATAGAAGCTTGCGCATTCGTTTCTTCCGTTACTAATAAATCGTTTGTTTTTGAATCCAAACAAGAAACAATCTTCTTTGCGCTTATTCCTGGGTGTTCTTTTATACAAGTGAGGATAATGTCCTCAATTTTCATTGGTCACACACCCCTCCTCTGTTTGGCCATTATCAGCCTGTGCTCTATATTACTTCTATTAAGATAATCGTTTATCTACACCATATTGATAGGGCACACCAAGATTTTCTCTTAATGTCTCTCCATCATAATCTTCATGGAATACACCACGTTCCTGTAAGATAGGGACCACTTCTTCTACAAAACGTTTTAAGTCGGTTTCATAAGCATCTGGTAGTATCCAAAAGCCATCTGCTGCGCCACTTTCAAACATTTCAGTTAGGTAATCCGCAGTTTCTTTTGCATCACCTAATGTTGCAGGATGGTAATCAATCACAGAATGATAAATGATATCGCGTAATGTCCAACCTTCACGCGCCACCTTTAAAACATTCTCAGCACGAGGATCAGAGTAACGGTCGATTTTTACCTTGTCTAAAAGTTCTGGTGCGATCGGGCGTTCTAAATCTTCAGGAGTGAAGCTGATTCCTAATATCATTCCGATATGAAATGCACGTTGTTGTACTATATTTTCATCCATAAAACTTGCGTGACGATCTATTGCTTCACGTTTAGAATTTGCAACAACCGGCATGAGTCCTGCGATAAATTTAATCTCATCTGGATTTCGACCCGCGTCTATCGCAACCTGGCGTAGTGCATTTCTTGTAGCAATACCTTGTTCTATCGTCCACACTTCACCAATCATTGCACTCGCATAGCGTCCTGCAAACGCAATACTATTTGGAGATCCACCAGAGTGAAAGATGACCGGTTGTCCTTGTGGTGAAGGTGGAATTGGCAAGGCTCCATTTGCCTGTATATGTTTACCAGATATATGAACAGGTTTTACTTGGCTATAATCCGCAAATACACCGGTTTCTTTATCAGCTTTTAGAGCATCTTTTCCCCATGTTGCCCATAAGTGCTGTACAGTTTCTACGAACTCATAATGACTTTCATAACGTGATCTACTATCCATTAGTTTTACACCAAAGTTTTCTGCTACCTTTGGACTTGATCCCGTAACAGCATTCCAAGCAATACGTCCACCACTCATTAAATCTATCCCTTTAAATTGACGTGCTAAAGTAAAAGGATTATTCCACTGAGTATGTACAGTTGACGCCACACCAATGTGTTTTGTTTGTTGTAATATTGCAGTGGCAGTAATGATAGGTTCAAGCGTCATCGATGGCACCTCCCTGTTATCATCGGGTATTGCTCCAGGGAAATCACCTACAAATATAAATTGAAATTTACCTTTTTCAGCAAGTTGAGCATAGCGAATATCTGCATTAATATCTGGATAAGTAGTCACATTGACACCCTCACTTTTCCAAGCTTTAGCATTTGCACCGTATGCCCCTGTAAATCCTAAACCAAGCAACATTTGTTTTTTTTCAGACATAAATAAATCCCCCTAATTTATTTTCATATGGTATCTACTTGCTAATATGACTCAAAAATAAATAG
Proteins encoded:
- a CDS encoding oxidoreductase, producing the protein MERVYTPYENAFKGERRKVNTIKVGILGYGLSGSVFHAPLLAVLDEYHISKIMTSRTEEVKRDFPDADVVHELEQITNDPDIELVIVTTPSGLHYEHAMACIQAGKHIVLEKPMTATAEEGKQLKKAADEKGVLLSVYHNRRWDNDFLTIKKLIADGSLEDINTYLVSYDRYKPEIQARWREKEGAATGTLYDLGSHIIDQALHLFGMPKAVTANVMAQRENAEAVDYFHLIMDYGKRQAILYGGSIVPANGPRYQIHGQHSSFIKYGIDGQEDALRAGKKPESDSWGADDPEFYGQLTTVHGTDKKTETIPSVNGSYLTYYRKLAESIREGAALPVTADEGMNVIRIIEAAMKSSEEKRTISLG
- the azoRB gene encoding FMN-dependent NADH-azoreductase AzoRB; translation: MAKVLYITAHPHDEATSYSMATGKAFIESYKETNPNDEVVHIDLYKENIPHIDADVFSGWGKLQSGTGFEELSESEKAKVGRLGELSDQFASADKYVFVTPLWNFSFPPVMKAYLDSVAVAGKSFKYTEQGPVGLLTDKKAIHIQARGGYYSEGPAAEMEMGHRYIGIIMNFFGVPSFDGIFVEGHNAEPDKAQQIKEDAIARAKEAGKTF
- the bglS gene encoding beta-glucanase, encoding MPYRMKRVLLLLVTGLFISLSAVTPTASAQTGGSFFDPFNSYNSGLWQKANGYSNGDMFNCTWRANNVSMTSLGEMRLALTSPSYNKFDCGENRSAQTYGYGLYEVRMKPAKNTGIVSSFFTYTGPTDGTPWDEIDIEFLGKDTTKVQFNYYTNGAGNHEKLVDLGFDAANAYHTYAFDWQPNSIKWYVDGQLKHTATSQIPATPGKIMMNLWNGRGVDEWLGSYNGVTPLYAHYDWVRYTKK
- a CDS encoding YvaD family protein, which encodes MRYMKMFFLVTDIGFILYWLSAGFSLIPESWAFKHHEHPFMIAWNWSFFPLDILISVTGLYSLYLNRMNRADWKLMALISLVLTCCSGLQAISFWTFSRDFDLLWWLFNGYLLIYPLFFIHLLLKESHVTKQC
- a CDS encoding DMT family transporter, with the translated sequence MNWVFLCLAILFEVAGTVSMKLSSGFTKLIPSMLLVIFYGGSLFFLTLTLKSIDVSVAYAVWSGMGIVLITIVGFLFFQEKVSVMKLISIGLIIAGVVSLNLIEQGTQSEPIHKSGQYK
- a CDS encoding TetR/AcrR family transcriptional regulator translates to MEKRILVETIRLIKQKGFSFTMNDLAAALGTSKRTLYAHYSSKDKLAEAVVEQFIAEMKQMERDIYENESLDVLEKVKQMLISLPQGMDLLNMGLLSELKKYHYDAWLTLDTFIKEEWTVVLELLNECKRQKRIRNINSDLFVHMYIGSINQVYDPEYPLKHQFTTGEVLESIVDVLFHGITADEEADAT
- a CDS encoding SDR family NAD(P)-dependent oxidoreductase, whose product is MKLNLQGKTALVTGSTSGIGKAIASSLAEEGAAVIINGRREEKVNQTIDELKTQHAEAALYPAAFDLGTEEGCNELFQAYPEVDILVNNLGIFEPAEYFDIPDDEWFRFFEVNIMSGVRLTRKYLHNMIEKKEGRVIFIASEAAIMPSQEMAHYSATKTMQLSISRSLAELTTGTNVTVNTVMPGSTLTEGVETMLNSLYPGENLTVQEAEKRFMKENRPTSIIQRLIRPEEIAHFVTFLSSPLSSAINGAALRADGGLVRSVF
- a CDS encoding NtaA/DmoA family FMN-dependent monooxygenase (This protein belongs to a clade of FMN-dependent monooxygenases, within a broader family of flavin-dependent oxidoreductases, the luciferase-like monooxygenase (LMM) family, some of whose members use coenzyme F420 rather than FMN.), translating into MSEKKQMLLGLGFTGAYGANAKAWKSEGVNVTTYPDINADIRYAQLAEKGKFQFIFVGDFPGAIPDDNREVPSMTLEPIITATAILQQTKHIGVASTVHTQWNNPFTLARQFKGIDLMSGGRIAWNAVTGSSPKVAENFGVKLMDSRSRYESHYEFVETVQHLWATWGKDALKADKETGVFADYSQVKPVHISGKHIQANGALPIPPSPQGQPVIFHSGGSPNSIAFAGRYASAMIGEVWTIEQGIATRNALRQVAIDAGRNPDEIKFIAGLMPVVANSKREAIDRHASFMDENIVQQRAFHIGMILGISFTPEDLERPIAPELLDKVKIDRYSDPRAENVLKVAREGWTLRDIIYHSVIDYHPATLGDAKETADYLTEMFESGAADGFWILPDAYETDLKRFVEEVVPILQERGVFHEDYDGETLRENLGVPYQYGVDKRLS